The following coding sequences lie in one Fusarium poae strain DAOMC 252244 chromosome 1, whole genome shotgun sequence genomic window:
- a CDS encoding hypothetical protein (TransMembrane:1 (o12-29i)), translating to MSEPSTSPEVIVTIIFGILQLIVALISIWQQHNLRWTNYSKEDETLFEYVAMHTLEDPKNSNRCTPSLFWHEARWNC from the exons ATGAGTGAACCAAGTACATCCCCAGAAGTCATCGTCACGATCATATTCGGTATTCTGCAGCTGATCGTGGCACTCATCTCCATCTGGCAGCAGCACAACCTTCGCTGGACAAACT ATTCCAAAGAAGACGAGACACTGTTTGAGTATGTCGCGATGCATACTCTGGAGGACCCCAAGAACTCGAATCGATGTACACCGTCACTGTTCTGGCACGAGGCCAGATGGAATTGTTGA
- a CDS encoding hypothetical protein (TransMembrane:12 (i49-71o91-109i121-140o146-166i178-198o210-230i255-273o293-311i318-338o344-368i380-402o408-429i)) — MAAAQQSPHQSELTLQGQAYNNEKSDLEDGIAQQPMKPAASSGAPDGGLTAWLVVLGAWCTSFCSFGWINSVGAFQEYYQNDLLKDYSPSTIAWIPSLQIFFIMGMGPIIGKLYDSYGPRWLILVGSFMHVFGIMMASISTEYYQILLSQGVCSAIGVSAIFQPALSVIHGWFDSKRGAAFGILSTGSSIGGVIFPIMVTRLIKEVGFGWSMRICAFIILFLLTIANLTVKSFTPPRPQKISGAQMMKPFRELEFVFCTLGFFFFTFGLFIPIDYLPVQALQAGVNPNLAQYLIPILNAASLFGRIISGILGDKIGRYNIFIVVCYLSAIWILGLWIPCNTQNGLIAFAALYGFCSGAYVSLIAPLVAQISPLQEIGFRSGIVFFVSSIGGLTTNPISGAILEKPNGWVGVKVFAGVFCLVGTTFILAARVHRVGWKIKAAF; from the exons ATGGCAGCAGCACAGCAGTCACCTCACCAATCGGAACTTACCCTTCAGGGTCAAGCGTACAATAACGAAAAGTCGGATCTTGAAGATGGTATTGCACAACAGCCTATGAAGCCAGCGGCTAGCAGTGGCGCACCTGATGGTGGTCTCACAGCTTGGCTTGTTGTGTTAGGGGCTTGGTGTACATCATTTTGCAGTTTTGGCTGGATCAACA GTGTCGGAGCATTCCAAGAATATTATCAGAATGATCTTCTAAAGGACTACTCTCCCAGTACCATCGCATGGATCCCTTCGTTGCagattttctttattatggGCATGGGTCCTATCATTGGAAAACTCTATGATAGCTATGGTCCCCGATGGCTTATCCTTGTTGGAAGTTTCATGCATGTATTTGGTATCATGATGGCTTCTATTAGTACAGAGTACTACCAAATTCTTCTGTCACAGGGTGTATGCTCTGCTATCGGTGTCTCTGCCATCTTCCAACCAG CTCTATCTGTCATCCACGGATGGTTCGACTCCAAGCGAGGAGCCGCCTTTGGTATTCTTTCAACCGGCTCAAGCATCGGCGGCGTCATCTTCCCCATCATGGTAACCCGCCTCATCAAAGAAGTCGGTTTCGGCTGGTCCATGCGAATCTGCGCCTTTATCATTCTATTCCTCCTCACCATCGCCAACCTGACAGTAAAGTCTTTTACACCACCTCGACCCCAAAAAATCTCTGGCGCGCAGATGATGAAACCTTTCCGCGAACTGGAATTTGTTTTCTGCACGCTCggattcttctttttcacaTTTGGTCTTTTCATTCCCATCGACTACTTGCCCGTTCAGGCGCTGCAAGCTGGCGTGAACCCCAATCTTGCCCAGTACTTGATTCCCATCCTCAACGCCGCGAGTCTGTTTGGACGTATCATTTCAGGAATTCTCGGTGACAAGATTGGCCGCTACAATATTTTTATTGTTGTGTGTTATCTATCCGCGATCTGGATCTTGGGTCTTTGGATCCCCTGCAACACGCAAAACGGTCTCATTGCTTTTGCTGCTCTTTACGGTTTTTGTTCTGGCGCATACGTTTCTCTCATTGCACCTCTTGTCGCTCAGATTTCGCCTCTACAAGAGATTGGTTTCCGCAGTGGTATTGTGTTTTTCGTGTCTTCCATCGGTGGATTGACTACCAACCCCATCAGTGGCGCTATTCTTGAGAAACCCAATGGTTGGGTTGGGGTAAAGGTTTTTGCAGGAGTGTTTTGTCTCGTTGGCACTACGTTTATCCTTGCTGCGAGAGTGCATCGTGTTGGATGGAAGATCAAGGCTGcattttaa